The Flavobacterium faecale genomic sequence ATAAAACAAGCAAAAAAGTAAAATTCCTACACATATAGTCGTGTTTTGTTTTTTATAAGTTTTTCAACGCCTTCTTTATAATCGTTTCTACAGAAGCATCTGGGTCTTCCTTAACGATTTTTTCAATTATTTTCTCAGAAGCTTTTCGAACAAAGCCTAACACCTCTAGAGCAGATAACGCTTCATCTCTATTTGTATTGCTTTGCGAAATCGAAACTTCATCGATATCGTACAATTTCAACATTTTTTCTTTCAAATCCAAAATAACACGTTGCGCTGTTTTGATTCCAATACCTTTAATAGATTGAATTGTAGCCACATCACCAGAAGCAATAGCATTGATAATTTGCTTTGGATCCATGGACGACAACATTTGTCGTGCAATATTAGCACCTATTCCTGAAACTGAAATCAACAATTTGAAAATTTCTCTTTCTGATTTTTCTACAAAGCCAAATAAAGTATGTGAATCCTCCTTTATTTGAAGGTAAGTAAACAACTTTATAAAATCTGTTGTAGGTAGTAATGAATACGTATGCAACGAAATATTGACATGATACCCCACTCCACCACAATCGATTACAACATCGGTTGGTGTTTTTTCAACTAATTTCCCTTGTAAATGTGCTATCATATCATCAATAAAAACACCTATAACTCAACAGAATCGAGTTATAGGTGTGTTAATTATTACTTCAATTATTTTTTTCTTTTTCCTTTTTCTTGTGCATCTAAAACAGCAATTGTTGCCATATTAACCATCTCTTCAACACCTGCACCCAATTGAAAAATGTGTACTGGTTTGCTCATACCCATCATAATTGGCCCGATAGATTCTACTTTATTCAACTCTTTCAGCAACTTATAAGTAATGTTTGCAGCATCCAAATTAGGGAAAATAAGTATATTCACTTTTTTACCTACCAATGTAGAAAACGGAAATTTTTCTTTTAACAATTCCGGATTCAATGCAAAGTCAGACTGTATCTCACCATCCACAATTAAATCAGGATGATGTTCGTGTAAATAGGCAACTGCTTCTCTCACTTTATTTGCTTTTGGATTTGAAGATGATCCGAAATTAGAATACGAAACCATCGCAATAACAGGCTCTACACCAAACATTCTAGCAGTTTTGGCAGTCATTAAAGCAATTTTAGCTAATTCTTCAGCAGTTGGATCTATATTCACAGCCGTATCAGACAAAAACATCGGTCCTCTTGCAGTCATCATCATATTGGTGGTCGCTACTATTGACGCACCTGGAGCTTTACCTACCAATTGTAACATTGGCTTTAAAACTGTAGCATAACTTCTCGTATGTCCAGTAACCAAACCATCAGCTTCACCTGTATTAATCATCATGGCTGCAAAATAGTTACGCTCACGCATCAAACGTTGGGCGTCATACAAGGCAATACCACGTCTTTTACGAGATTCAAAGTACGTTTCTGCAAAACGCTTTCTTCTTCCGTCTTCAGCTTTATCTTTAGGATCGATGATTTCTACATCAGCATCAAAACCAAGCTCTCCTTTTAATTCTGAAATTATTTCTTTGTTACCTAATAAGATCGGAATTGCAACCCCTTCTTCCAATACAATTTGAGCAGCTTTCAAAACATCAAGATGTTCTGCTTCAGCAAATACAATCCTTTTCGGATCCATTTTTGCTTTGTTGCTGATCATACGAAGCATTTTATTATCGTTACCTAAACGCTCCAATAAATCCTCTTCGTATTTTGCCCAATCAGTGATCGGGTTCAGCGCCACTCCAGAGTCCATAGCTGCTTTTGCTACAGCAGGAGCAACAATCGAAATCAATCGTGGGTCAAAAGGTTTTGGTATAATATATTCTTTACCAAAAACTAATTTGGTAGCACCATAGGCAACGTTTACTTGTTCTGGTACCGACTCTTTTGCAAGTAAGGCAAGCGCTTGAACAGCAGCCATTTTCATCGCTTCATTAATTTTGGTTGCACGTACATCAAGTGCTCCTCTAAAAATGTATGGAAAACCAAGTACATTATTAACCTGATTAGGATGATCTGAACGACCCGTAGCCATAATCACATCTTTTCTTGTTTGGATTGCTAAATTGTAATCAATCTCAGGGTTTGGATTTGCCATAGCAAATACAATAGGATTTTCAGCCATTCCTAACAACATATCAGCAGACATAATATCTCCTGATGATAATCCCAAAAATACATCAGCACCTACTAGAGCTTCTCCTAAAGAGATTGGCTCCATATCTTTGGCAAATTTTAATTGTAATTCAGAAAGCGCAGGATTGTTTTTGGTCAACAAACCTTTACTGTTAAACATCAAAATATTTTCAAGTTTTACACCCAACAACATATACAAATCAGCACAAGCTATCGCAGCAGATCCGGCTCCTGAGACAACCATCTTTACATCCTCTGCTTTTTTCTCAGCCAATTCCAATGCGTTTATAAGTGCTGCTGAAGAAATAATAGCAGTACCATGTTGGTCATCATGCATTACCGGAATATTCAATTCTTCAACCAACCTACGTTCAATTTCGAACGATTCTGGAGCTTTAATATCCTCCAAATTAATTCCACCAAAAGTTGGTGCAATATTTTTTACGGTTTGGATAAATTCTTCTATATTTTTTGTATCCACTTCAATGTCAAACACATCAATATCAGCAAAGATTTTAAAAAGCAACCCTTTACCTTCCATTACTGGCTTTGACGCCTCTGGACCAATATCACCTAAACCTAACACTGCGGTTCCGTTCGAAATTACAGCTACTAGATTTCCTTTTGCAGTATATTTATAAACATTATTAACATCTTTAGCAATTTCCAAACAAGGCTCTGCAACACCCGGTGAATACGCCAATGATAAATCTCTTTGCGTGGCATATTTTTTAGTTGGAACTACTTGTATCTTCCCTGGAGTGGGCTTTGCATGATACAATAATGCTTCTCTTCTTTTACTATCCTTGTTCATATTCTTTATTTTTATCCTAATCTACAAAGATATAAGTCTTGACTTAATAAGGAAGCTTTTATCTTAATCTTTTCTTAAAAACAAGTCGAAACATAAACAAAAAAAGGCCGCAATAATTTGCGACCTTATAAATCATTATATATTTAATTAACTTTGAGTACCGTTTATATAGGAGTCCAAGTGATCAATTGTATTTTTTTGTTTAGCAATAGTAGCTTTTACAATGTCACCAATCGACACTACACCGAGAACTATATTATTTGCAACTACTGGTAAATGTCTAATTCTCTTACCACTCATTAAATTCATGCAATAATCAATAGTATCTGTTGGTGCAACTGTAATAATACCCGTTCCCATAATATCTTTTACCAAAGTATCTTTTGAAGTTTTATCTTTCAAAACTATTTTTCGAGCATAATCTCTTTCTGAGAGGATTCCAACAATTACATCATTATCCATCACCAATAATGCTCCAACATTTTTTTCGCCCATGACCTTTAAGGCATCATAAACAGAAATTGTAGAAACTATAGAGAACACATCTCCTCCTTTAACGCTTAGTATTTGATTTACAGTCATATTGATAATAGTTTTAGAATACTAAAGTTATAAAAAAAATCAACATATTACTAAAAACCTAAACAATTTGACCAAAAAAAACTTAAGAACGATATTATTTAACAGAATTCACAAGTAAAAGAACCTTAACAAATAGCATTTTGAAATTATTGCAAGAATTTAATATTTCTAGTAATCCCAGAATATTTGGAGCGTTTAAGAGGAGAGTCTTTAAAAACATGCTTGAAAGTATCCTCAGTGATCTCTTCCCAGTCTTTTTTTGACATTGACAAAAGGTGCGAATTAGGATCAAATAGCGGTTCCTTATGTGGTTTAGAAAAACGATTCCAAGGGCAAACGTCTTGACAAATATCACAACCAAACGCCCAATCATCAAATTGGCCTTTCATACTATCAGGAATATTCTCTTTTAATTCAATAGTAAAATAAGAAATACATTTACTACCGTCTACCACATAAGGCGCTATGATCGCTTGAGTCGGGCAAGCATCTAAACAAGCAGTGCACGAACCACAGTGATCTGTTACCGCATGATCATAGTCTAATTCTAAATCAATAATAAGTTCCGCTATAAAATAAAAGGAACCCACTTTTTGTGTAATGAGATTACTGTTCTTTCCAATCCATCCCAAACCAGATTTAGCAGCCCAAGCTTTATCCAAAACTGGAGCAGAATCCACAAAAGCACGACCAGACACATCTCCAACAGCCGTTTTAATCGAAAATAACAATTCGTTTAGCTTGTCTTTAACAACAGCGTGATAATCGGTTCCGTAAGCATACTTCGAAATCTTATAACTATCTTCTACTTGTTTTTTTTCCGGAAAATAATTCAGCAACAATGAAACCACCGTCTTACTGCCTTCTACCAATAATGTTGGATCTAATCGTTTATCAAAATGATTCTCCATATAGGCCATTTGACCATTATGATTTTTGTTCAACCAATTTTCTAACCTAGGAGCTTCTGTTTCTAAAAAACCAGCTTTAGAAATACCACAAGACAAAAAACCGAGGCGCTTGGCTTCGAATTTTATGAATTGTGTATTTTCTGTTTTAGAAATAATGTAATATTTTAAATTTTAAATCAGCATAATAGGGCTCCGGATATTAGTATGTACTCTCTAATTGATTTTTTTTCGAAAAAAAAATCACAATCAGAAGATACAGCTTAAAATACTAAAAAAGTCCTCCTTGAATATTGGTCTTGATACGTCCCAAATGTTTATAAGCTTTATCAGTAACTTCTCTACCTCTAGGTGTACGCATGATAAAACCTTCTTGTATAAGGAATGGCTCATACACCTCTTCAATAGTTTCACTACTTTCAGATACAGCAGTCGCTAAGGTTGACAAACCAACTGGACCTCCTTTGAACTTATCAATAATAGTTGTCAAAATCTTGTTGTCCATCTCATCCAAACCATGAGCATCAACGTTCAAAGCTTTTAAACTATACCGAGCAATTTCAATGTCAATAGTACCATTCCCTTTTATTTGAGCAAAATCCCTTACTCTTCGTAATAAGGCATTCGCAATACGAGGTGTACCACGGCTACGACCTGCAATCTCTATAGCAGCTTCATGTGAAATTGGCATTTTCAAAATTGAAGAAGATCGCTCTACAATACTTGTCAATAATTCGGTAGTATAATATTGTAAACGAGAAGAAATACCGAAACGAGCACGCATTGGCGCAGTTAATAATCCTGAGCGCGTAGTGGCGCCAATCAAAGTAAACGGATTAAGATTAATTTGAACGGTTCTAGCATTAGGACCAGACTCAATCATTATATCAATCTTAAAATCTTCCATGGCAGAATATAAGTACTCCTCCACTATCGGACTTAACCGGTGAATTTCATCAATAAATAAAACATCGCGTTCGTCAAGATTGGTCAGTAGTCCAGCCAAATCACCCGGTTTATCCAACACAGGACCAGAGGTAATTTTAATACCAACTTCTAATTCATTAGCCAAAATGTTTGCCAATGTCGTTTTACCCAAACCTGGAGGACCATGAAACAACGTATGATCCAAAGCTTCATTACGCTGATTAGCTGCTGCCACAAAAACCTTGAGGTTTTCTAAAACTTGATCTTGACCAGCAAAATCATCAAAAGACAGCGGTCTTAATCTTTTTTCAAGATCAAATTCTTCCGAACCAAAACCATCTGTAGTAGGATCTAAATTTTCATTCATCTAACAAATATATAACAAAGTTTCATAAAATAAAAAATGCCTTTCTGTAATAGAAAGGCATTTTTTAAATATATTTTTTTTCTAGTGATGTAACACTTCTTCACCTGGTTTCATTGGAACCGTTTGCGGAACGAAATCTTCATCATGACCTGGATTAGAATAATCATAAGGCCATCTGTGAACTTCTGGAATTTCTCCAGGCCAGTTACCGTGAATATGCTCTACCGGTGTAGTCCATTCCAAAGTATTTGATCTCCAAGGATTTTGTACTGCTTTCTTACCAACAAAGATACTGCTAAAGAAATTATACAAAAATACCAATTGAAACACACCACCAACCAAGGCAAATGTTGTAATCAAAACGTTTACGTTTTGTAAATCATCAAACAATGGAAAGTTAGTATTAGTATAGTAACGTCTAGGTAAACCAGCTAGTCCAATAAAGTGCATCGGGAAGAAAACACCATAAGCACACACTGCAGTTACCCAAAAGTGAACATAACCCATATTTTTATTTAACATTCTTCCAAACAATTTTGGGAACCAATGGTAAATACCTCCAAACATACCGTAAAGAGCAGAAATACCCATTACTAAGTGGAAGTGAGCAATTACAAAATAAGTATCATGAACGTTAATATCTAATGTACTATCACCTAAAATAATTCCAGTTAAACCTCCAGTAATAAAGGTTGACACCATTCCGATAGAAAACAACATTGCTGGATTCAATTGTAAGTTTCCTTTCCATAAAGTTGTGATCCAATTAAATGCTTTTACAGCAGATGGAATCGCAATCAGTAAGGTTGTAAAAGTAAACACAGATCCCAAGAATGGATTCATACCAGAGATAAACATATGGTGTCCCCAAACAATTGTAGATAAAAATGCAATTGCAAGAACAGACATAATCATCGCTCTATATCCAAAAATTGGTTTACGAGAGTTTGTAGCTAAAATTTCAGATACAAGACCCATCGCAGGTAAGATAACGATATATACCTCAGGGTGACCTAAGAACCAAAATAAGTGCTCAAACAATACAGGAGAACCACCTTGATAATGTAAAACCTCACCAGCGATATAAATATCAGACAAGAAGAAAGAAGTACCAAAACTTCTATCAAAGATTAATAATAAACAAGCTGACAAAAGAACAGGAAACGATACAACTCCAATAATAGCAGTTACAAAGAATGTCCAGATAGTAAGAGGTAATCTAGTCATAGACATACCCTTAGTTCTTAAGTTAATTACTGTTACAATATAGTTCAAAGAACCCATCAAAGAAGATGCTATAAAAATAGCCATGGAAATTAACCATAAAGTCATTCCCATTCCTGAACCAGGAATAGCTTGCGGTAAAGCACTCAAAGGAGGATAAATTGTCCAACCTGCAGAAGCAGGACCTGCTTCAACAAATAATGAGCTTAACATAATAACAGCTGACAAAAAGAACAACCAATAGGAAATCATATTCATGAATCCAGAAGCCATATCCCTTGCTCCAATTTGTAGCGGTATCAGCAAATTACTAAACGTACCACTAAGACCGGCGGTCAGTACAAAGAAAACCATTATGGTACCGTGAATGGTAACTAGTGCTAAATAGACGTCATTTTTCATTACTCCATCTGGAGCCCATTTATCACCTAAAATAAAATTGAAAATTTTAAAAGATTCTTCTGGCCATGCTAATTGCATTCTAAAAAGCATTGACATACCAATTCCAATAACTCCCATAATAATACCTGTAATTAAGTATTGTTTGGCAATCATCTTATGATCAATACTAAAAATATATTTAGTAATGAATGTATCTTTATGATGATGTTCGTGTTCGTGATCGTGTCCGTGATCGTGACCTTCTGCTGACATATAAGTTTACTTTAAATTTTCTTAATAATTATTTTACTGCTACTACAGGAGCAACAACTACTGAATCTTTCGAAACACCTTCACCATCTGCAGCGGGTGCAGGAGCAGCGTTAGCATCTCTTACTTGTACAGCCAATAAAGCTTGTTCTTTTAACCATTTTTTATAATCCTCTGGGGTATCAACTACAATTTTCATTTGCATGTTGTAATGTGAAGCACCACAAATTTTATTACAAAGTAACAAATAATCAAAAGTATATGGATCAAGAGCAGTTCCACCCTTAGCCACTAAATCAATAGATTTTTTAGCTCTTAACTCATTAATATGAGATACTTTCTCAATCATATAAGGTAACTCTCTATACTCAGCTGTTGTGTAAACTGGTTCGAAAGCAAATTCAGTAACCATACCAGGAACACAGTTCATTTGAGCTCTAAAATGTGGCATATAAGCAGAGTGCAAAACATCCTGCGACCTCATTTTAAAGTGAACCTTTTTCCCTTTAGGAATGTGTAATTCTGAAACTACAATATCATCTTGAGAATTTTTGTCTGACATATCCACACCAAGAGTATTGATTCCCTCAATGTATCTTACGTTTGCCTTACCAAGAACATTATCTTCACCAGCATAACGGGCAGACCACTTAAATTGCTGAGCATAAAGCTCAATAACTACTGTATCTTCATCTTCATCTATAAACATAATGTTAGTCCAAGCATACAATCCGTAAAGAATCAAACCTGCAAGAACAACAGCTGGAATAATACTCCAAACAGCTTCTAGCTTGTTATTATCTGCAAAGAATAAAGCCTTTTGACCTTGCTTTCCTCTATACTTAAAACTAAAGTAGTGAATCAATACCTGCGTAATAGCCTGTACGATAAACAATAAAACCCATGAAATATTCATCAAACTATCTACTTGAGCACCATGTGCCGAAGCTGGAGTATGCAAAACTAAACCACCCCATTTAAACAAACCATAAATAGTTAGTATATAAATGAATGCTAGAAATCCAAACATCAAATAACCCTGAACATTATTATCATTATCATTAGCCACTTGAGAATTGTCCTCATTTGAACCTACCTGAGTAAGATCAAATATTTTGGTCAATTGCCATAGAGCAACTGCTAATAAAACTAAAACTATAATTACCAACAAACTCGTCATCTGTTTATCTCTTTAAATATTAATAATGAAAATGTTTACTTTCTTCTATAAATGGATTTCTTTTTGGTAACAAAGGAGTCTTAGTCAAAGCAGTAAACACTGCAAAGATAAACAATCCTAAGAAGAAAAGAACTGATGAAATCTCAGGAACACCGATAAACCAACGATCACCTACTGTTCCAGGCATAATCATATTAAAGAAATCAACATAGTGACCCGCTAATATAACTGTTCCAGCCATAACGATAACCCAACTAAGTCTTTTGAAATCAGTATTTAATAAAATTAATAATGGGAATACAAAATTCATAACTACAGCACCAAAGAAAGGAAGGTTGTACAATTGAATTCTTGTAATAAAATAAGTAATTTCTTCAGGAATATCTGCATACCAGATTAACATAAATTGAGAGAACCATAAGTACGTCCAGAAAATACTAATACCAAACATAAATTTAGCTAAATCGTGTATATGACTAGTATTTACATACTCTAAATATCCTTTTGATTTCAAATATACAGTTACAAGAGCAATAGTAGTAATACCACTTACAAAGAAACTAGCAAAAACGTACCATCCGAAAAGAGTACTAAACCAGTGTGGATCTACAGACATAATCCAATCCCATGACATAATAGATTCTGATACAATAAAGAAAACTAAGAAACCAGCTGACATCTTAAAATTCTTTTTGTAGAATAAATTATCATTAGCCTCATCTTGTGCAACACAATTTTTAGCAGAATAAAATCTGTATAGATTCCATCCTATCAAAAATATAGCAGCACGAATTATCCAAAATGGAAAATTCAAATAACTTGCTTTATTAGCAATAAGCTCATCATGCGCAACTACTTCTGGGTCTAACCAAATAAACAAATGGTTAAAATGAAGTCCGCATAAAATTAAAATAAAGAAGAAAATAGCAGAACCATAAGGAAGGTAAGCTGTAATCCCTTGCATAACTCTAAACAAAACAGGAGACCATCCCGCTTGTGCAACTTGTTGAATAGCATAAAAAGCTAAAACCCCCATTGAAATTAACATAAAGAAAATACACGCAACATATAAAGCAGCCCATGGCTTATTTTGCAACTGGTGCAAAACATGATTTAAATGTTTTGTATGTTCTCCATCTTCATGAGAAACTTTCGCTTGTTCGTGATGAGCAGCACCATGCGCATCATCTGCCACTTTACTCTCTTCATGTTGAGCAGCACCATGTTCACCATGGCTCTCAGCAGCAAGAAGAATTTCAACTTCTTGAATATCTTTAGGTGCATTTAAAAAACCATACCCAATCCCCAATAAACCAACGGCCATTAGGATAAAAGAAAGAGTTTTTAATTTACTTGAAAATGTATACATATCTATTACGATCAGTTTGTTCAACAATTATAATTGGCTTTTAAGCTTCAAAACGTAGTCAGCAACTAACCAACGTTCGTGAGCACTTAATTGATTAGCATGAGAACCCATAGAATTCAAACCATAAGTAACTACATGAAAAATACTTCCCTCTGTAATAACTCTATCTTTGTAACTAGGAACTCCCAAAAATTTCTCTCTTTCTACCAATTTACCTTTACCATTTCCAGATGCTCCATGACAACTGATACAATAAATTTCAAAAAGCTCTTTTCCTTTTTCAGAACCACGATCAATAGAATCTAATGGAGACTTTGAATTTGCTTTTGCTAATTCGTACCCTTCAGTAGTATTTGCGTATTCATATGGCTCAAACCCTCTGTTAATAGTACCATCTGGAGGAAGTTGACCTTCTTTTCCATTTTTAAAAGCAGCAGATTCTGAATAAGTTTCATATCCTGCTGATTCGTACATATTAGGAAAGTATTGATAGTTCGGTGATTTATTATTATGACATGATGTCACTAATACAGTGATGCCTAATAAAAGTGCTGTTTTATATACCCTTTTCATATCTTAATTAGTGCTTTTCAATTACTTTAACTTCTACAGCGCCTGTTCCTTGGAAAAAAGAAACTAACGCTTCTTCATTATCATTAACAGCTACTTCCATCAAGAAGTGATCATCTGTAGTTCTTACATCTGGATTTTCAGCTTCTTTGAATGGCCACAATTTACTTCTCATGTAAAAAGTAATAACCATAAGGTGAGCTGCAAAAAATACAGTCATCTCAAACATAATTGGCACGAAGGCAGGCATATTTTCAATATAACTAAAACTTGGTTTACCACCAATATCTTGAGGCCAATCTTGTATCATTACAAAATTCATCATCCAAGTAGCAAATGAAATACCTATACAACCGTATATGAAAGAACAAATTGCTAATCTTGTAGGCGCTAAGCCCATTGCTTTATCCAACCCGTGAACGGGAAATGGAGTAAAAACTTCTTCAATATGATGATGAGCTGCACGGGTTTTTTTAACCGCATCCATCAATATATCATCGTCATTATAAATGGCGTATATTACTTTATTACTCATGGTGTGAATCTTTATTTGCTTCTCTTTCTCTAATATAATTATCTCCCGTTCCTTTTAATATTGTTTTAACCTCTGCTTGAGCAATCACAGGGAAAGTTCTAGAGTATAACAAAAACAACACGAAGAAAAATCCAATTGTCCCGATAAAAATACCGATATCAACAAAAGTCGGAGAAAACATTGTCCAAGAAGACGGTAAATAATCTCTATGTAATGATGTAACAATGATCACAAAACGCTCAAACCACATTCCAATATTTACTACAATTGAAATAATGAAAGAGAACATGATACTTGTTCTTAATTTTTTAGACCACATAAATTGAGGTGAAAACACATTACATGTCATCATCGACCAATATGCCCACCAGTAAGGACCAGTAGCTCTATTCAAAAATGCATATTGTTCGTATTCAACACCTGAATACCAAGCGATAAATAACTCAGTAATATATGCAACACCAACAATAGAACCTGTAATCATAATTACAATATTCATCAACTCAATGTGTTGCAAAGTAATATAAGCCTCAAGGTTAGAAACTTTTCTCATAATAATAAGCAAAGTGTTTACCATTGCAAAACCCGAGAAAACTGCTCCTGCCACAAAGTAAGGAGGGAAAATCGTTGTATGCCATCCTGGAATTACAGATGTAGCAAAGTCCATCGATACAATCGTGTGAACAGAAAGTACAAGTGGAGTTGCTAAACCAGCCAATACCAAAGATACTTCTTCAAAACGTTGCCAATCTTTGGCTCTACCGCTCCATCCAAAACTTAATATAGAATAAATTCTTTTATTAAAAGGAGTTATAGCTCTATCTCTCAACATAGCAAAATCTGGTAGCAAACCTGTCCACCAAAATACAAGTGAAACAGATAGATACGTTGAAATTGCAAATACATCCCAAAGTAATGGTGAATTAAAGTTAACCCATAATGAACCAAATTGATTCGGTATAGGTAAAACCCAATATGCCAACCATGGACGACCCATGTGTATAATTGGAAATAAACCCGCTTGAATAACTGAGAAAATAGTCATTGCTTCTGCAGAACGGTTAATAGCCATTCTCCATCTTTGACGGAAGAGTAAAAGTACTGCAGAAATTAATGTTCCTGCGTGACCAATACCAACCCACCAAACGAAGTTGGTAATATCCCAAGCCCATCCAACGGTCTTATTCAAACCCCATGTTCCGATACCTGTAGATACGGTGTAAATAATACAACCTAATCCCCAAAGGAAAGCGGTTAATGCGATTGTAAATACAATCCACCAATGTTTATTAGCTTTTCCTTCAACAGGAGCAGCTACATCAACTGTTACATCGTGATAGCTTCTATCACCTATAACTAAAGGTTTCCTAATGCTTGATTCGTAGTGAGACGACATAATCCTTTATATGTTTCTAATTAATATTTATTTTAATACTAGGTATTTCTAACTTTAACATGATAAATCACGTTAGGCTTAGTTCCAACATGCTCCAATAAATGGTACATTCTTTCATCTTCTAATAAATTAGCAACATGACTTTCCTTATCATTTACATCTCCAAATATCATTGCCCCTGTAGTACAAGCACTTGAACAAGCCGTTTGAAATTCACCATCAACGATAGTTCTACCTTCTCTCTTAGCTTTTAAGATTGTCGCTTGTGTCATTTGAATACACATAGAACATTTCTCCATTACACCACGAGAACGAACATTAACATCTGGATTTAACACCATACGTCCTAAATCATCATTCATATGGAAATCAAATTCACTATTTCCGTTGTATAAGAACCAGTTAAAACGACGCACTTTATATGGACAGTTGTTTGCACAGTAACGAGTACCAACACATCTGTTGTATGCCATATGGTTTTGACCTTGACGGCTATGAGAAGTTGCAGCAACAGGACAAACAGTCTCACATGGAGCATGATTACAATGTTGACACATTACTGGTTGGAAAGCAACTTGTGGAT encodes the following:
- a CDS encoding quinol:cytochrome C oxidoreductase; translated protein: MYTFSSKLKTLSFILMAVGLLGIGYGFLNAPKDIQEVEILLAAESHGEHGAAQHEESKVADDAHGAAHHEQAKVSHEDGEHTKHLNHVLHQLQNKPWAALYVACIFFMLISMGVLAFYAIQQVAQAGWSPVLFRVMQGITAYLPYGSAIFFFILILCGLHFNHLFIWLDPEVVAHDELIANKASYLNFPFWIIRAAIFLIGWNLYRFYSAKNCVAQDEANDNLFYKKNFKMSAGFLVFFIVSESIMSWDWIMSVDPHWFSTLFGWYVFASFFVSGITTIALVTVYLKSKGYLEYVNTSHIHDLAKFMFGISIFWTYLWFSQFMLIWYADIPEEITYFITRIQLYNLPFFGAVVMNFVFPLLILLNTDFKRLSWVIVMAGTVILAGHYVDFFNMIMPGTVGDRWFIGVPEISSVLFFLGLFIFAVFTALTKTPLLPKRNPFIEESKHFHY
- a CDS encoding c-type cytochrome, with the protein product MKRVYKTALLLGITVLVTSCHNNKSPNYQYFPNMYESAGYETYSESAAFKNGKEGQLPPDGTINRGFEPYEYANTTEGYELAKANSKSPLDSIDRGSEKGKELFEIYCISCHGASGNGKGKLVEREKFLGVPSYKDRVITEGSIFHVVTYGLNSMGSHANQLSAHERWLVADYVLKLKSQL
- a CDS encoding cytochrome c oxidase subunit II; this encodes MTSLLVIIVLVLLAVALWQLTKIFDLTQVGSNEDNSQVANDNDNNVQGYLMFGFLAFIYILTIYGLFKWGGLVLHTPASAHGAQVDSLMNISWVLLFIVQAITQVLIHYFSFKYRGKQGQKALFFADNNKLEAVWSIIPAVVLAGLILYGLYAWTNIMFIDEDEDTVVIELYAQQFKWSARYAGEDNVLGKANVRYIEGINTLGVDMSDKNSQDDIVVSELHIPKGKKVHFKMRSQDVLHSAYMPHFRAQMNCVPGMVTEFAFEPVYTTAEYRELPYMIEKVSHINELRAKKSIDLVAKGGTALDPYTFDYLLLCNKICGASHYNMQMKIVVDTPEDYKKWLKEQALLAVQVRDANAAPAPAADGEGVSKDSVVVAPVVAVK
- a CDS encoding DUF3341 domain-containing protein; this encodes MSNKVIYAIYNDDDILMDAVKKTRAAHHHIEEVFTPFPVHGLDKAMGLAPTRLAICSFIYGCIGISFATWMMNFVMIQDWPQDIGGKPSFSYIENMPAFVPIMFEMTVFFAAHLMVITFYMRSKLWPFKEAENPDVRTTDDHFLMEVAVNDNEEALVSFFQGTGAVEVKVIEKH
- the nrfD gene encoding NrfD/PsrC family molybdoenzyme membrane anchor subunit produces the protein MSSHYESSIRKPLVIGDRSYHDVTVDVAAPVEGKANKHWWIVFTIALTAFLWGLGCIIYTVSTGIGTWGLNKTVGWAWDITNFVWWVGIGHAGTLISAVLLLFRQRWRMAINRSAEAMTIFSVIQAGLFPIIHMGRPWLAYWVLPIPNQFGSLWVNFNSPLLWDVFAISTYLSVSLVFWWTGLLPDFAMLRDRAITPFNKRIYSILSFGWSGRAKDWQRFEEVSLVLAGLATPLVLSVHTIVSMDFATSVIPGWHTTIFPPYFVAGAVFSGFAMVNTLLIIMRKVSNLEAYITLQHIELMNIVIMITGSIVGVAYITELFIAWYSGVEYEQYAFLNRATGPYWWAYWSMMTCNVFSPQFMWSKKLRTSIMFSFIISIVVNIGMWFERFVIIVTSLHRDYLPSSWTMFSPTFVDIGIFIGTIGFFFVLFLLYSRTFPVIAQAEVKTILKGTGDNYIREREANKDSHHE